The nucleotide sequence ACCGAGACCGACTATCTCGGCATGCTCGATGTTGGCAATTTCTGCGTCCTTGGCGTGCTGGGCACGATCGTCCTCACCAGCGCCTGGGCAATGGATCGCCTGCCGTGGCTGCGGACTGTGTTCGCTTCCACAAATGGCGTGAAAGAGCTCCGCGATCGCGCCTACGGTCTGATCTGGGCGTGCGCCGTTGGGGCGCATCTCGGCAGTTATTTCTGGTCGGGAATCGCAAAGCTGCAGGCAGGCGGCGAGAAGCCGTGGACCTGGCTAATCGCGAATCCCACGCAGACCTCGATCCTGATGGGGCTGGAGCGTGGCGATTCCCCTCTCGGTCTATGGCCGGGCGTGCTGCAGATGGTCTGGGATGCGATCGTCAGCAACCAGTTGCTTTTCAACGTCTTTGTGCTGGGTGCGCAGTTGCTCTCGCCGCTGGCTGCGATCTCGACGCGTGCATTGTCGTTCTTCTGCCTGCTTTTCGACCTCTTCCATGTCGGCGTCTACTTCACGCTTGGGGCGCTGTTCTTCTTCTGGATTGCCCTCAACCTGTTCATTGTCGCCGCCGCACGCACCTTGCCGCGCGATGGATTCACCCCGGCGATGAAGCTCGTGATGGTCGTGACCATCGTCTGCGGCCGCTTCTTTTTCTACACCAACTTCCTCGGATGGCTGGACGGGCCGAAACTGGCAAGCCCGCGATTTTTCGTCGAAACCCGCGACGGCCGCCAAATTCTCGCGCCGTCCACCTATTTCGGCATCTACTCGTACATGATCGGGACCGGTACCATGTACATCCCTGAAAACCATTTCCGCGCTCGCGTTGGTGGCAACAATCATGACCTCGCGACTTGGCACGATGCGACCACCTGCGGCTCGGAGATCCTTCCGCGCCAAGATACCGGAGTAGCCATGGAGGCCGTGGAGAAGCTGGTTCGCGAGACGGACCGTTTCTTCCGCGTCAATCCCTGGGTCAAGGAGAGCAACAGCTTCTATGCCTATCCGCACCACATGCTCTCCAATCCATGGATGTACCCCGAGTTCAACAAGCTGAGCATGGATGACATAGTCGCCTATCACTATGTGGTGGATTCGGTATGCCTCGGCCTCACGGAGGGTAAGCTCGTGCGCGACGTCCGGAAGCGAACGGACTATCGAATTGACCCAAAATAGCGATGACGACATTTGGGTGGTCTATGACGGCGAATGCCCGTTATGCAGCCGCTATGTTCTGATGTACCAGTTGCGGGAGCGGGGGCAGCGCGTCCACCTGATCGACGCGCGTTCGGAGCATTCGGTGGTCGGCGATGTCCGCGCGCGCAACCTCGATCTCAATGACGGCATCGTGGTTCGCTGGCGTGAGCGATATTACTACGGCGCCGAGGCAATGCATCTGCTGGCGACGCTCGCGGGTGAGGCAACCTTCTTCAACCGGGTCAACCGGCTCGTGTTCTCCCGGCCGCGCCTCGCGCGTGCACTTTATCCGGCGCTCGTGCGCGGAAGGAAACTTCTCCTCCGGCTTCTCGGCCGCAAGCTGATTGGTGAGAGCTGATCGTGGTGCACGCGCCAGTAAGCTGGCACCAGTTCCAAAGATACCATCAAACAGAAAGACAGGGCGCGATAACGATTCGAGGAAGGCTCTAGCGCGTGCCCGCTGCGCCGGAAGCGATCGGGTGCGGCTGTCGCGTCGCGGCCTCGTAGGTCGGGGAGAAGCGCATCAGGCCGCAAATGACGAGATCGTGCGACGATTTGTAGATCCGGCTTCCTGGATAGACGAGCTCGAACGACGGATCCTGAGCGAGCCGCTCCGCGTAGCGTCGATACTCGACCGATCCGCGGTAGTAGTTCCCGTCGCGGACGGCGGTGGCAACCTTGTCTGTGAAGTCGTGGAGAAACTTGAAATGGAGCAGGGCGCCCGTGACGTCGCCTGGCTTGCCGGGTGGGGCCATCAGGTGACCGGCGGCGATATAGCGACGGCCGGGCAACCAGCGCGCGAGCGGCACCTTGGTGAGCAGCGGTGGCTCCCAGCGCGTGATGTCGACTGCAGGCAGTAGCCGCGCCAGCCCGTGGGGTTCGAGCAGCCGTATGAGCGCATCGTAGATCGCGATCTTCGGGGGCATGGGCTCGTCATAGAACAGCCTCGCTCGCGCTCCGCCAATCAGGTA is from Bradyrhizobium sp. ISRA430 and encodes:
- a CDS encoding DCC1-like thiol-disulfide oxidoreductase family protein is translated as MVYDGECPLCSRYVLMYQLRERGQRVHLIDARSEHSVVGDVRARNLDLNDGIVVRWRERYYYGAEAMHLLATLAGEATFFNRVNRLVFSRPRLARALYPALVRGRKLLLRLLGRKLIGES